The following proteins are encoded in a genomic region of Actinomadura sp. NAK00032:
- a CDS encoding dihydrolipoamide acetyltransferase family protein, which translates to MTEPKLFKLPDVGEGLTEAEIVKWHVQPGDTVEDGQTIVEIETAKAIVELPCPFDGVVTELLATEGETVDVGVPIIAVAAGGDGAVATPVSEPPAQTAALREEGVPTANEPGMVTPEEPPKRQPVLVGYGVKEGATKRRARKASNGVAAAVAPVRPPAPCPQPVDNGLPLAKPPVRKMAKELGVDLGTVTGSGPQGSITREDILAAQGAPQGAPVAAGPREERVPVKGVRKATAAAMSGSAFTAPHVTEFLQVDVTRTMETVKRLRELPEFADVKVSPLLLVARALLTAVRRHPMVNSTWVDGPNGAEIVVKHYVNLGIAAATERGLIVPKVKDAQDLDLPGLARALGELTEKARAGKASPADLSDGTISITNVGVFGVDTGTPILTPGEAAILAFGQIRDMPWVHEGELAIRKVTTLALSFDHRIVDGELGSRVLRDVGDMLEDPIRMLAWS; encoded by the coding sequence GTGACCGAGCCGAAACTGTTCAAGCTGCCGGACGTCGGGGAGGGCCTGACCGAGGCGGAGATCGTCAAGTGGCACGTCCAGCCGGGCGACACGGTCGAGGACGGCCAGACCATCGTCGAGATCGAGACGGCCAAGGCGATCGTGGAGCTGCCCTGCCCGTTCGATGGCGTGGTGACCGAACTGCTCGCCACCGAGGGTGAGACCGTGGACGTCGGCGTGCCGATCATCGCGGTGGCCGCCGGCGGGGACGGCGCCGTGGCGACGCCGGTGTCCGAGCCCCCGGCGCAGACGGCGGCGCTCCGGGAGGAGGGCGTGCCGACCGCGAACGAGCCGGGCATGGTGACGCCCGAGGAGCCGCCGAAGCGGCAACCCGTGCTGGTCGGGTACGGGGTCAAGGAGGGGGCGACGAAGCGGCGAGCGCGCAAGGCGTCCAATGGCGTCGCGGCCGCGGTCGCGCCCGTGCGGCCACCGGCGCCTTGTCCACAGCCTGTGGATAACGGATTGCCGCTGGCGAAGCCGCCCGTTCGGAAGATGGCGAAGGAGCTGGGCGTCGATCTCGGCACGGTGACGGGTTCGGGTCCGCAGGGCTCGATCACGCGGGAGGACATCCTCGCCGCGCAGGGCGCGCCGCAAGGGGCGCCTGTCGCGGCGGGCCCGCGTGAGGAGCGCGTGCCGGTCAAGGGGGTGCGCAAGGCGACGGCGGCGGCGATGTCCGGTTCGGCGTTCACCGCTCCGCACGTCACCGAGTTCCTCCAGGTGGACGTCACGCGGACGATGGAGACCGTCAAGCGGCTGCGCGAACTGCCCGAGTTCGCGGACGTGAAGGTGTCGCCGCTGCTGCTGGTGGCGCGCGCGCTGCTCACCGCCGTGCGGCGGCACCCGATGGTGAACTCCACCTGGGTGGACGGCCCGAACGGCGCGGAGATCGTGGTCAAGCACTACGTGAACCTGGGCATCGCGGCCGCTACTGAGCGGGGCCTAATCGTGCCCAAGGTGAAGGACGCGCAGGATCTCGACCTGCCCGGCCTCGCGCGCGCGCTGGGCGAACTGACGGAGAAGGCGCGCGCGGGCAAGGCGTCCCCGGCCGACCTGTCGGACGGGACGATCTCCATCACCAACGTGGGGGTGTTCGGCGTCGACACCGGGACGCCCATCCTCACGCCCGGTGAGGCGGCGATCCTGGCGTTCGGCCAGATCAGGGACATGCCGTGGGTCCATGAGGGCGAACTGGCCATCCGCAAGGTGACCACGCTGGCTCTGTCGTTCGACCACCGCATCGTGGACGGCGAACTGGGCTCCCGCGTCCTCCGCGACGTCGGCGACATGCTCGAAGACCCCATCCGCATGCTCGCCTGGAGCTGA
- a CDS encoding OmpA family protein, giving the protein MRVLPLAALPLAGLLLVAGCADADKAEKVAPPTTGPGGAPPSPAAQSSGAYSKEGWFGGADGLHARLDIRTVQRQAGKAVLRFSVTSLDTATKSVPFEIALVDPVGRRLYKPTGVTSGSGITPGSTREMAAEYPVIPADVAKVTAITPGTAGEFTGIPVTTGSASPSAVAPSAVAPSAVAPSSAAPSSSVPTSSAPSSAPSSRPPSVGVEPSVGAEPFGRSTPLSPSPSTTPTSSTTPSPSTTPTSSPSRGPGPNPADLYDIVEGETKGVTSSESNVTVNLRADVLFDTDSAKLSSRAKAVLDEAAQQIKAKASQALTFEGHTDSKGDDAHNLKLSEERAQAVVKEMKSRLGSGFTYTASGKGEAEPVAKEGGSDDAAARARNRRVEISYQVKQTTTQTTTASPERGSAAPSAPAPFRAEDGTKVASRYGRFGQAKRRIDVKPFYRDGAYIVAVFDIVNEGPGNTPTNAAYAHRDYPGGVFTAFSLQVPGGKDVYRAVRVGPGTPGSPSLYVDPGGAAFRTGVNQPVRGFAYIPAPPGKVTSVVFDAGPFGKVNNVPVR; this is encoded by the coding sequence ATGCGCGTTCTGCCCCTCGCCGCCCTGCCCCTCGCCGGGCTGCTACTGGTCGCCGGATGCGCGGACGCCGACAAGGCCGAGAAGGTCGCCCCTCCCACCACCGGGCCGGGCGGCGCGCCGCCGAGCCCCGCCGCGCAGAGCAGCGGCGCGTACTCGAAAGAGGGCTGGTTCGGCGGCGCGGACGGCCTGCACGCGCGGCTCGACATCAGAACCGTCCAGCGGCAGGCGGGCAAGGCGGTGCTGCGGTTCAGCGTCACGTCGCTGGACACGGCCACGAAGTCCGTGCCGTTCGAGATCGCGCTGGTCGACCCGGTCGGGCGCCGGCTCTACAAGCCGACCGGCGTCACCAGCGGCTCCGGCATCACGCCCGGCTCCACCCGGGAGATGGCCGCCGAGTACCCGGTGATCCCGGCGGACGTCGCGAAGGTCACCGCGATCACGCCCGGGACGGCCGGTGAGTTCACCGGCATCCCGGTGACGACGGGCTCCGCGAGCCCGTCCGCTGTTGCGCCGTCCGCTGTTGCGCCGTCCGCTGTTGCGCCGTCCTCTGCTGCGCCGTCGTCTTCGGTGCCGACGTCGTCCGCGCCGTCATCCGCGCCGTCGTCGCGGCCGCCTTCGGTGGGCGTGGAGCCGTCCGTGGGCGCGGAACCCTTCGGCCGCTCCACGCCACTGTCACCGTCGCCGTCCACAACGCCGACGTCGTCCACCACGCCGTCGCCGTCCACCACGCCGACGTCGTCGCCTTCACGCGGCCCAGGGCCCAACCCGGCCGACCTGTACGACATCGTCGAGGGCGAGACGAAGGGCGTGACGTCCAGCGAATCGAACGTCACCGTCAACCTGCGTGCCGACGTGCTGTTCGACACCGACTCGGCGAAGCTGTCGAGCCGCGCGAAGGCCGTCCTGGACGAGGCGGCGCAGCAGATCAAGGCGAAGGCCTCGCAGGCGCTGACGTTCGAGGGCCACACCGACAGCAAGGGCGACGACGCGCACAATCTCAAGCTCTCCGAGGAGCGCGCCCAGGCCGTCGTGAAGGAGATGAAGTCGCGGCTGGGCAGCGGCTTCACCTACACGGCGAGCGGCAAGGGCGAAGCGGAACCGGTCGCCAAGGAAGGCGGCTCGGACGACGCCGCGGCGCGCGCGCGGAACCGGCGCGTGGAGATCTCCTACCAGGTCAAGCAGACCACCACACAGACGACCACGGCCAGCCCTGAGCGCGGCTCTGCCGCACCCTCCGCGCCCGCTCCGTTCCGTGCCGAGGACGGGACGAAGGTGGCGAGCCGCTACGGCCGCTTCGGACAGGCCAAGCGGCGCATAGACGTCAAACCCTTCTACCGGGACGGCGCCTACATCGTCGCCGTGTTCGACATCGTGAACGAGGGCCCCGGCAACACGCCGACCAACGCCGCCTACGCGCACAGGGACTACCCGGGAGGCGTGTTCACCGCGTTCTCCCTCCAGGTGCCGGGCGGGAAGGACGTCTACCGCGCCGTCCGCGTCGGCCCGGGGACGCCCGGCAGCCCGAGCCTGTACGTCGACCCGGGAGGTGCGGCCTTCCGCACCGGCGTGAACCAGCCCGTCCGAGGCTTCGCCTACATCCCGGCACCGCCCGGCAAGGTCACCTCGGTCGTCTTCGACGCCGGCCCCTTCGGCAAGGTGAACAACGTCCCCGTTCGTTGA
- a CDS encoding ABC transporter permease: MSTATAVRTHTLADSATMIRRRLTHMLRYPAMTVQLIGMPVVFLLLFVYVFGGTLGDGIAGGGGRGRYLDYVTPGIILMTTVGAATSTAISVAMDMAEGIVARFRTMAISRSSILTGHVIGSMISIAISIVVVISVALAIGFRPNAAPVEWLAAAGFLALFVFSLTWLAVALGLVAKNPEGASNAPLLLMLLPFFGSGFVPTDSMPTALRWFAEYQPFTPAIDTLRGLLMGDAIGNSAYQAIGCSAGITLVGFLWSMKLFNRDPSR, from the coding sequence ATGAGCACCGCCACCGCCGTCCGCACGCACACCCTGGCCGACTCGGCGACGATGATCCGCCGGCGCCTGACCCACATGCTGCGCTACCCGGCGATGACGGTGCAGCTCATCGGCATGCCGGTCGTCTTCCTGCTGCTGTTCGTGTACGTCTTCGGCGGCACGCTCGGGGACGGGATCGCCGGCGGCGGAGGCCGCGGCCGGTACCTCGACTACGTGACCCCCGGCATCATCCTGATGACCACGGTCGGCGCCGCCACCAGCACCGCCATCTCGGTCGCCATGGACATGGCCGAAGGGATCGTCGCCCGGTTCCGGACGATGGCGATCTCCCGGTCGTCCATCCTCACCGGGCATGTCATCGGCAGCATGATCTCCATCGCGATCAGCATCGTGGTCGTCATCAGCGTCGCCCTGGCGATCGGCTTCCGTCCCAACGCCGCCCCCGTCGAATGGCTGGCCGCCGCGGGCTTCCTGGCGCTGTTCGTGTTCTCGCTGACCTGGCTGGCGGTCGCGCTCGGCCTGGTGGCCAAGAACCCCGAGGGCGCCAGCAACGCGCCCCTGCTGCTGATGCTGCTGCCGTTCTTCGGCAGCGGCTTCGTCCCCACCGACTCGATGCCGACCGCCCTGCGCTGGTTCGCCGAGTACCAGCCGTTCACCCCCGCCATCGATACCCTCCGCGGCCTCCTGATGGGCGACGCGATCGGCAACAGCGCCTACCAGGCCATCGGCTGTTCCGCGGGCATCACCCTGGTCGGCTTCCTCTGGTCGATGAAGCTGTTCAACCGCGACCCCAGCCGCTGA
- a CDS encoding ATP-binding cassette domain-containing protein, with translation MTSANPPAIAVTGLRKSYGDKVVLDGIDLTVPEGTIFSLLGPNGAGKTTAVQILSTLIGADGGDIRVAGHDLAADPQAVRASIGVTGQYSAVDKLLTGEENLMLMADLHHLRRREGRRRAVRLLEQFDLVEAGGKPASTYSGGMARRLDLAMTLVGDPRVIFLDEPTTGLDPRSRRTMWQIVRELVASGVTIFLTTQYLDEADQLADRIALLDRGTLIAEGAPEELKRLIPGGHVSLRFTDEDAVTGALGALGAGFVDTSDEDRLTLQVPSDGGVASLRDLLARLDAADIEPAGLAVHTPDLDDVFLTLTGDPDDKDAVR, from the coding sequence ATGACCAGCGCGAATCCACCGGCGATCGCCGTCACCGGGCTGCGCAAGTCCTACGGCGACAAGGTCGTCCTCGACGGCATCGACCTGACCGTCCCCGAGGGGACGATCTTCTCCCTGCTCGGCCCGAACGGCGCTGGCAAGACCACCGCCGTCCAGATCCTGTCCACGCTGATCGGCGCCGACGGCGGCGACATCCGCGTGGCGGGACACGACCTGGCCGCCGACCCGCAGGCCGTCCGCGCGTCCATCGGCGTCACCGGCCAGTACTCGGCCGTCGACAAGCTCCTCACCGGCGAGGAGAACCTCATGCTGATGGCCGACCTGCACCACCTGCGCAGGCGCGAGGGCCGCCGCCGCGCCGTGCGCCTGCTGGAGCAGTTCGACCTCGTCGAGGCGGGCGGGAAGCCGGCGTCCACCTACTCGGGCGGCATGGCGCGCCGACTGGACCTGGCGATGACGCTGGTCGGCGACCCGCGCGTCATCTTCCTGGACGAGCCCACCACCGGCCTCGACCCCCGCAGCCGCCGCACCATGTGGCAGATCGTCCGGGAACTCGTCGCGAGCGGCGTCACGATCTTCCTCACCACCCAGTACCTGGACGAGGCCGACCAGCTCGCCGACCGCATCGCCCTCCTCGACCGCGGGACGCTGATCGCCGAAGGGGCACCCGAGGAGCTGAAGCGCCTCATCCCCGGCGGCCACGTGTCCCTGCGGTTCACCGACGAGGACGCGGTCACCGGTGCGCTCGGCGCGCTGGGCGCCGGCTTCGTGGACACCTCCGACGAGGACCGGCTCACGCTGCAGGTCCCCTCCGACGGCGGCGTCGCCTCGCTGCGCGACCTGCTCGCCCGGCTGGACGCCGCCGACATCGAACCGGCCGGCCTGGCCGTCCACACCCCCGACCTCGACGACGTCTTCCTCACCCTCACCGGCGACCCCGACGACAAGGACGCAGTTCGATGA
- a CDS encoding DUF1048 domain-containing protein, protein MSIRDIIEGKRQWRAHMARVDALPPDYKIVYKEIQRYFFKVGPVDLADGKLLGEIVDFFEEGAASGRGVLELIGEDVAAFCDELIKDTPTYADAYQEAAKKKERTTEK, encoded by the coding sequence ATGAGCATCCGGGACATCATCGAGGGCAAGAGGCAGTGGCGGGCGCACATGGCGCGGGTCGACGCGCTCCCGCCGGACTACAAGATCGTCTACAAGGAGATCCAGCGGTACTTCTTCAAGGTCGGCCCGGTCGATCTGGCCGACGGGAAACTGCTCGGGGAAATCGTCGACTTCTTCGAGGAGGGCGCGGCATCCGGAAGGGGAGTCCTGGAACTCATCGGTGAGGACGTCGCCGCCTTCTGCGACGAACTGATCAAGGACACCCCGACCTACGCGGACGCCTATCAGGAAGCCGCCAAAAAGAAAGAGCGCACGACCGAGAAGTAG
- a CDS encoding DUF1048 domain-containing protein: MKFWETVTGSDLTKEWKAFEARAAGLPADYRAAWEEIKGHLYTYSDFTGRNLMPIFDSALVLLEEAAADGQDVREVLGDDIAGFSAALAGGEGARTYRDRWREQLNRNVARKLGRLGG, from the coding sequence ATGAAGTTCTGGGAGACCGTGACAGGCAGCGATCTCACCAAGGAATGGAAGGCCTTCGAAGCCCGGGCCGCGGGGCTGCCGGCCGACTACCGGGCGGCGTGGGAGGAGATCAAGGGCCATCTCTACACCTACTCGGACTTCACCGGCCGGAACCTGATGCCGATCTTCGACTCGGCTCTGGTGCTGCTCGAAGAGGCGGCGGCCGACGGGCAGGACGTGCGGGAGGTGCTCGGCGACGACATCGCGGGGTTCAGCGCGGCGCTCGCCGGCGGAGAAGGCGCCCGGACCTACCGCGACCGGTGGCGCGAGCAGTTGAACAGGAACGTCGCAAGGAAACTCGGCCGGCTGGGAGGCTGA
- a CDS encoding PadR family transcriptional regulator, which translates to MDKQMTEMLKGTLEGCVLEIIGGEETYGYAITRRLNELGFADVVEGTVYTILQRLEKNGLVQVTKRPSEVGPPRKFYVLNDAGREELATFWAKWEFITTRIDKLKEGGT; encoded by the coding sequence ATGGACAAGCAGATGACGGAAATGCTCAAGGGCACGCTCGAAGGCTGCGTGCTCGAAATCATCGGCGGCGAGGAGACCTACGGGTACGCCATCACGCGCCGGCTGAACGAACTCGGCTTCGCCGATGTCGTCGAGGGGACGGTTTACACCATCCTTCAGCGGCTGGAGAAGAACGGACTCGTCCAGGTGACGAAACGGCCGTCCGAAGTGGGCCCGCCGCGCAAGTTCTACGTGCTCAACGACGCGGGACGCGAAGAGCTCGCGACGTTCTGGGCGAAATGGGAGTTCATCACCACGCGGATCGACAAGCTCAAGGAGGGCGGCACATGA